The Gemmatimonadota bacterium genome contains a region encoding:
- a CDS encoding GNAT family N-acetyltransferase has product MMPAIPRLETPRLVLRPFGSDDLDDLATMLGDPAVMKFLGDGTLRDRADSWRQLTSIVGHWALRGFGLWALERREDGAFLGWAGHLQHEGWPGFELAYSLVPRHWGHGYAREAAATALGYAHEALHRDAVISIIRPDNARSIRVATALGAIRDRMVTFAGGEAAIYRYPAPARR; this is encoded by the coding sequence ATGATGCCCGCCATCCCCCGCCTCGAGACGCCCCGTCTGGTCCTGCGCCCCTTTGGCAGCGACGACCTCGACGACCTCGCGACGATGCTCGGCGATCCCGCCGTCATGAAGTTCCTCGGCGACGGTACGCTGCGCGACCGCGCCGACAGCTGGCGACAACTGACCAGCATCGTGGGACACTGGGCCCTGCGTGGGTTCGGCCTCTGGGCGCTGGAGCGGCGCGAGGACGGGGCATTCCTGGGATGGGCCGGGCACCTGCAACACGAAGGGTGGCCCGGCTTCGAATTGGCGTATTCCCTTGTCCCTCGCCACTGGGGTCACGGATACGCCCGGGAGGCCGCCGCCACGGCGCTGGGGTATGCCCATGAGGCGCTGCACCGGGACGCGGTCATCAGCATCATTCGGCCGGACAATGCGCGATCGATCCGGGTGGCGACGGCGCTCGGGGCCATCCGTGACCGAATGGTGACGTTCGCGGGTGGGGAGGCGGCGATCTACCGGTACCCGGCCCCCGCGCGTCGTTAG
- a CDS encoding SDR family NAD(P)-dependent oxidoreductase has protein sequence MTPRPLACITGATAGIGLEFARQLAARQHDLVLVARDGARLAATCKQLQQEFGVHATPLVADLSAPAGLAAVVDRVRSLACDVLVHNAGFGTKGLLHVTDGPTQAAMVALHVTATDALMRSVLPGMRERGRGHLVAVSSVASFTPSAGNVNYSATKAYQRVFMESLALELAGTGVTAQALCPGFTHTEFHARARMNMSGIPGWLWLPAQRVVKESLDMMRGSSAVCVPGRRWRLITFLLRHLPLALLRRGARRYAGTRTAAP, from the coding sequence GTGACGCCGCGACCGCTCGCGTGCATCACCGGCGCCACCGCCGGGATCGGGCTCGAGTTCGCACGCCAACTGGCGGCGCGCCAGCACGACCTCGTCCTCGTCGCCCGGGACGGCGCGCGCCTGGCGGCGACCTGCAAGCAGCTGCAGCAGGAGTTTGGCGTCCACGCGACGCCGCTGGTGGCGGACCTCTCGGCTCCTGCGGGCCTCGCCGCCGTGGTCGACCGTGTCCGCTCTCTGGCGTGCGACGTCCTGGTGCATAACGCCGGCTTCGGGACCAAGGGCCTCTTGCATGTCACCGACGGCCCCACCCAGGCCGCGATGGTGGCCCTCCACGTCACGGCCACCGACGCCCTCATGCGGTCGGTGCTCCCCGGCATGCGCGAGCGCGGCCGCGGCCACCTGGTTGCGGTCTCGTCTGTCGCGTCGTTCACCCCGAGCGCAGGCAACGTGAACTACAGCGCCACCAAGGCTTACCAACGCGTCTTCATGGAATCCCTGGCGCTGGAGCTGGCGGGAACTGGAGTCACCGCACAGGCGCTCTGCCCCGGCTTCACCCATACGGAGTTCCACGCGCGGGCTCGCATGAACATGAGCGGAATTCCCGGCTGGTTATGGCTCCCGGCGCAGCGCGTCGTGAAGGAATCACTGGACATGATGCGGGGATCTTCCGCGGTGTGCGTCCCCGGTCGTCGCTGGCGGCTTATCACCTTCCTGCTCCGACACCTGCCACTCGCCCTCCTCCGCCGCGGCGCGAGGCGCTACGCCGGTACTCGCACGGCGGCCCCATGA
- a CDS encoding L-2-amino-thiazoline-4-carboxylic acid hydrolase yields MSRPTDAELNAIGVLRRRTIEARIVAPLVEAMAAEFGRKRVLEVTRRTIIELARQQGAGLAAACGGNTLAHFAGTLDRWTADDALHTEVLEASPEAFSYNVTRCRYAEMYRELGIPELGAILSCNRDAALIEGFNPEVRLTRTQTLMGGSSHCDFRYQLARRPAGDA; encoded by the coding sequence ATGAGCCGCCCGACGGACGCGGAACTGAATGCCATCGGTGTGCTGCGACGGCGCACCATCGAGGCCCGAATCGTCGCCCCGCTGGTCGAGGCGATGGCCGCCGAGTTCGGGCGCAAGCGCGTCCTCGAGGTTACGCGACGCACGATCATTGAGCTGGCGCGGCAACAGGGGGCGGGGCTGGCCGCCGCGTGTGGCGGCAACACCCTGGCACACTTCGCCGGCACGCTCGACCGCTGGACCGCCGACGATGCGCTGCACACGGAGGTCCTCGAGGCGTCGCCCGAAGCGTTCAGCTACAATGTCACGCGGTGCCGCTACGCCGAGATGTACCGCGAGTTGGGGATCCCCGAGCTGGGTGCGATCCTCTCCTGCAACCGTGACGCCGCCTTGATCGAGGGCTTCAACCCGGAGGTGCGGCTCACACGCACCCAGACCCTCATGGGCGGAAGCTCCCATTGCGATTTCCGGTACCAGCTGGCACGCCGCCCCGCAGGCGACGCGTGA
- a CDS encoding aminopeptidase P family protein yields the protein MSSRREFVRRVGVGLTASSLATEALLADEQQARRGSERLLVDNPRQPEPAPRGVDRLPLAWYQGQSRRLRATARERGVDAILLQSDVNLVYFTGCFRGSGERTTWALMPTDEADTVYWFSPAIDRDLITSWWCTENTYYFCYPHAEGAFPNRGELPLRSPRVDLWEWTLRHLADRGLAGKEIGLDRELTPSAQRTFDRMLPGARAVDLSDACLRMQVIKTPEEIALTQRAYRYFDRVHAFARDYILEHGTSATDYQVGQALSQFGINLMMRDVARDGKPHSAVGMEVTGHYVRTGVATAYPHPNQFFHARIRRGQPVYVNCDILLGGYGGEGYRNYILLPSTPAHDKMWQVVADTVQIMVEETKPGAICSDIAHKVHAYQIKQGMQANIYHRPGHGQGQNFVGHQPPFLALGDHSVVEEGMTFSVEPGLYDEANGIGINPSDRLLVQKDGAVLMSRIPFSKEWSYLRV from the coding sequence ATGTCCAGCCGCAGGGAGTTCGTCCGTCGTGTCGGCGTCGGCCTGACCGCCTCTTCACTCGCGACGGAGGCACTGCTGGCTGATGAACAGCAGGCGCGGCGCGGGTCCGAGCGCCTGCTGGTGGACAATCCAAGACAGCCGGAGCCCGCCCCCCGCGGTGTCGATCGCCTGCCGCTGGCCTGGTACCAGGGGCAATCACGGCGCCTGCGCGCCACCGCACGGGAACGCGGGGTCGACGCCATCCTGCTGCAGAGCGACGTGAACCTCGTGTACTTCACCGGCTGCTTTCGCGGCTCGGGGGAGCGCACCACCTGGGCCTTGATGCCCACCGACGAAGCCGACACGGTGTACTGGTTCTCCCCCGCCATCGACCGTGACCTGATCACCTCGTGGTGGTGCACGGAGAACACGTACTACTTCTGCTATCCCCACGCCGAGGGGGCATTCCCAAACCGCGGAGAGCTGCCCCTGCGCAGCCCCCGTGTTGACCTCTGGGAGTGGACCCTCCGCCACCTTGCCGACCGAGGCCTCGCCGGCAAGGAGATCGGGCTGGATCGCGAGCTGACGCCGTCGGCGCAACGCACTTTCGATCGTATGCTCCCCGGCGCACGGGCGGTGGACCTGTCCGACGCCTGTCTCCGGATGCAGGTCATCAAGACCCCGGAGGAGATTGCCCTCACCCAGCGGGCATATCGGTACTTCGACCGGGTGCACGCGTTTGCACGGGATTACATCCTCGAGCACGGGACCAGTGCCACCGACTACCAGGTGGGGCAAGCCCTGTCCCAGTTCGGGATCAACCTGATGATGCGCGACGTTGCGCGGGACGGAAAACCGCACTCGGCCGTCGGGATGGAGGTGACCGGACACTACGTGCGTACGGGAGTCGCGACCGCGTATCCCCATCCCAACCAGTTCTTCCATGCCCGGATCCGGCGCGGGCAGCCGGTCTACGTGAACTGCGACATCCTGCTGGGCGGCTACGGCGGGGAAGGGTATCGCAACTACATCCTCCTCCCGTCCACGCCGGCGCATGACAAGATGTGGCAGGTCGTCGCCGATACCGTGCAGATCATGGTGGAGGAAACGAAGCCCGGTGCCATCTGTTCGGACATCGCGCACAAGGTGCATGCGTATCAGATCAAGCAGGGAATGCAGGCGAACATCTATCATCGGCCGGGCCACGGCCAGGGGCAGAACTTTGTGGGGCACCAGCCACCGTTCCTCGCGCTGGGCGACCACTCGGTCGTTGAGGAAGGGATGACCTTCTCGGTGGAACCGGGGCTCTACGACGAAGCCAACGGGATCGGGATCAACCCGAGCGACCGGCTGTTGGTACAGAAGGACGGAGCCGTGCTGATGAGCCGCATCCCGTTTTCGAAGGAATGGAGCTACCTGCGGGTCTGA
- a CDS encoding Arc family DNA-binding protein, whose translation MTALCSHNAVRRVPMAILTIRNVPDDLYDRLKARAAEQRRSVNGEVIECLRIALAARGPRDTEELLARARAQRHRLEARGGRLTLAEMNDARREGRA comes from the coding sequence ATGACAGCACTGTGCAGTCATAATGCAGTCAGGAGGGTTCCCATGGCTATCCTGACGATTCGCAACGTTCCTGACGACCTGTACGACCGCCTGAAGGCGCGCGCCGCCGAACAGCGCCGCAGTGTTAACGGTGAGGTCATTGAGTGCCTGCGCATTGCGCTGGCGGCTCGCGGCCCCCGGGACACCGAGGAGCTGCTCGCCCGCGCCCGCGCGCAACGGCACCGGCTGGAGGCGCGTGGTGGGCGCCTCACCCTCGCGGAGATGAATGACGCGCGACGCGAGGGCCGGGCATGA
- a CDS encoding type II toxin-antitoxin system VapC family toxin, with product MIVVDANVVASLVVPGESAEVAEALHRFDPEWIAPSLVVSELMSVLLKGVRARKWRLADAEASLVLALELVGERQVDPEPARVLRLAEGSRCTTYDCEYVAAAEMFDCVLATFDVQLLKAFPRRAAHPERLLAG from the coding sequence ATGATTGTCGTCGACGCCAATGTCGTGGCGTCGCTCGTCGTGCCCGGGGAGTCCGCGGAAGTCGCCGAGGCATTGCACCGGTTCGATCCCGAGTGGATTGCGCCGTCGCTCGTTGTATCCGAGTTGATGAGTGTCCTGCTGAAGGGAGTCCGCGCCCGCAAATGGCGCCTGGCCGACGCCGAGGCCTCGCTTGTCCTTGCCCTGGAGCTGGTGGGCGAGCGACAGGTGGATCCGGAGCCGGCGCGCGTCCTGCGGCTTGCCGAGGGCTCGCGGTGTACCACGTACGACTGCGAGTACGTCGCGGCGGCCGAGATGTTTGACTGCGTCCTGGCAACGTTTGACGTGCAGCTTCTCAAGGCATTCCCGCGCCGGGCCGCGCATCCCGAGCGCCTGCTCGCAGGCTGA
- a CDS encoding NAD-dependent epimerase/dehydratase family protein produces the protein MATRRDFLVTSAAAAGGALALGAGASVQAQPLAADPSRLGAPQQPRRKIKLLILGGTGFIGPHMVRYAVERGHEVTIFNRGRSAPGMFKGVEELTGDRAANKIDALKGRKWDAVIDNSASRADAPDWVRNSAGLLKDASDQYLFISTRSVFSDLSMVPATVKAPLLNKQNTPNWKEGQPYPYGLAKALAEAEATAAFGNRTTIVRPGLIVGPGDETDRFTYWPVRIERGGEILAPGNPDNDRVQVIDVRDLCEWSVRLCEAKTYGTFMGVGPLNGRSMAEFLYGIAAVTTAPLSWTWVPREFLAQHNIRAYQEMPVWRPPTPGFEGFARFDLSREVAAGLTFRTLADTAMATLAFHHARPAAQQVLRAGAKAEQEAAVLKAWRERPNR, from the coding sequence ATGGCCACTCGCCGAGACTTCCTCGTTACCTCTGCTGCTGCCGCCGGTGGCGCGTTGGCCCTCGGGGCCGGAGCATCCGTTCAGGCCCAGCCCCTCGCGGCGGATCCGTCGCGGCTCGGGGCGCCTCAACAACCGCGCCGCAAGATCAAGCTGCTCATTCTTGGAGGGACGGGCTTCATCGGCCCGCACATGGTGCGGTATGCCGTGGAGCGGGGGCACGAGGTCACGATCTTCAACCGAGGGCGCAGCGCGCCGGGGATGTTTAAGGGGGTCGAGGAACTCACGGGCGATCGCGCGGCGAACAAGATCGACGCGCTCAAGGGGCGAAAGTGGGACGCCGTCATCGACAACTCGGCGTCACGCGCCGATGCGCCGGATTGGGTGCGGAACTCGGCCGGACTGCTGAAGGACGCATCGGACCAGTACCTGTTTATCTCCACGCGTTCGGTTTTCTCCGACCTGAGCATGGTGCCGGCGACAGTGAAGGCGCCGCTGCTCAACAAACAGAATACCCCGAATTGGAAGGAGGGGCAGCCGTATCCCTACGGGCTGGCCAAGGCGCTGGCGGAGGCGGAAGCGACGGCGGCTTTCGGGAACCGCACAACCATCGTGCGTCCGGGATTGATCGTGGGGCCGGGCGATGAGACCGATCGGTTCACCTATTGGCCGGTGCGCATCGAGCGTGGTGGCGAGATCCTCGCGCCGGGGAACCCGGATAACGATCGCGTGCAGGTGATCGACGTGCGGGACCTCTGCGAGTGGTCGGTGCGCCTGTGCGAGGCGAAGACCTACGGCACGTTCATGGGGGTCGGTCCGCTCAACGGGCGCTCCATGGCGGAGTTCCTGTACGGCATTGCCGCGGTCACGACGGCCCCGTTGAGCTGGACATGGGTTCCGCGGGAGTTCCTGGCGCAGCACAACATCCGGGCGTACCAGGAAATGCCGGTGTGGCGTCCGCCGACGCCTGGCTTTGAGGGCTTCGCCCGGTTCGACCTGTCACGCGAGGTAGCCGCCGGCCTGACCTTCCGCACGCTGGCCGACACCGCGATGGCCACGCTGGCGTTTCACCACGCGCGACCGGCGGCCCAGCAGGTGCTTCGCGCCGGGGCAAAGGCCGAACAGGAGGCCGCCGTCCTCAAGGCGTGGAGAGAGCGACCGAACCGCTAA
- a CDS encoding response regulator, producing MHSLLARQLRKVGLDPMSSVSEFVRLVDAAYAQYDDERRMLERSLELSSRELLGANSDLRALLGSLPDLFVRIDDRGIVTDLQGAAPQDYFPHATAIVGRAFATLVDVDSRAGVDEAIAAARTDGEQRTIEFQVTVTGGAVGTFEGRFMRVFEHQVIALVRNITTVKAEARAREERTALLLRQQAALHELAAAEDEGPAATFGRACTVAARTLGVARASIWYFDPARSEIRCAWLYADGILHDNPGTVLRRDDYPRYFAAIETQPTVAATDARQDPRTSEFADGYLGPLGIGAMLDCAIRVGGNAVGVFCLEHVGPPRSWALEEQDFASAVASFIALSRSIEQRNDLEAQLRHSQKMEAVGMLAGGVAHDFNNLLTAILGFAELLRANTRLDPLAHSHVSEIVLAGKRASELTSQLLAFGRKQPRAPRVIGLNAVVTEASRMLHRVVSEAVTIRLDPAPAELFVRADPNQIEQVLMNLVVNARDAMERGGTIQVRIRSRHVETESTGPGPNLAPGNWAILEVEDTGAGMSAELLSRVFEPFFTTKGVGEGTGLGLSMVYGLVQQNGGHVELGSVPGRGTTARVYLPLETRPPAAAAEPTLHPTVEARPSGGSETVLLVEDEAIVRLLAVELLQRLGYRVLVAARPSEALPILADEAEEIDLLITDLVMPEMNGAELYQAAARARPGLRVMYMSGYAPDKILRETVQKPGTFFLAKPFTMRQLADRVRDTLLADAPSEGLSAAGRDAR from the coding sequence ATGCACTCGCTCCTCGCGCGCCAGCTGCGGAAGGTTGGTCTGGACCCCATGAGTTCCGTGTCGGAGTTCGTGCGGCTTGTCGACGCGGCCTATGCCCAGTACGACGACGAGCGACGCATGCTGGAGCGCTCCCTCGAGCTGAGTTCCCGCGAGCTGCTCGGGGCGAATTCCGACCTGCGCGCGCTGCTGGGGTCGCTGCCGGACTTGTTTGTCCGGATCGACGACCGCGGCATCGTCACGGACCTGCAGGGAGCGGCGCCCCAGGACTACTTCCCGCATGCAACCGCGATCGTGGGGCGGGCGTTTGCGACCCTGGTGGATGTCGACTCGCGAGCCGGCGTGGACGAGGCCATCGCCGCCGCGCGCACCGATGGCGAGCAGCGCACCATCGAGTTCCAGGTCACCGTCACGGGTGGCGCGGTAGGCACGTTCGAGGGGCGGTTCATGCGAGTCTTCGAGCATCAGGTCATCGCCCTCGTCCGCAATATCACGACCGTCAAGGCTGAGGCCCGGGCGCGCGAGGAACGCACCGCGCTCCTCTTGCGACAACAGGCCGCCCTCCATGAGCTCGCAGCAGCTGAGGACGAAGGCCCCGCGGCGACATTCGGTCGCGCCTGTACCGTCGCGGCGCGCACCCTGGGCGTGGCCCGCGCGAGCATCTGGTACTTCGACCCGGCCCGCTCCGAGATCCGGTGCGCCTGGCTATACGCCGACGGGATCCTGCACGACAACCCGGGCACCGTGCTCCGGCGCGACGACTACCCCCGCTACTTCGCGGCCATCGAGACGCAGCCCACCGTGGCCGCCACCGACGCCCGGCAGGACCCCCGCACTTCCGAGTTTGCCGATGGCTACCTCGGGCCGCTGGGCATCGGGGCCATGCTCGATTGCGCGATCCGTGTGGGCGGCAACGCCGTCGGGGTGTTCTGCCTCGAACATGTCGGTCCCCCACGCTCCTGGGCGCTCGAGGAGCAGGACTTCGCCTCAGCGGTCGCCTCGTTCATCGCCCTGTCGCGCTCCATTGAGCAACGCAACGACCTCGAGGCACAGTTGCGCCACTCCCAGAAGATGGAGGCGGTGGGGATGCTGGCCGGCGGGGTGGCGCACGACTTCAACAACCTGCTCACGGCGATCCTGGGCTTTGCGGAACTCCTCCGCGCCAACACGCGGCTCGACCCGCTGGCGCACTCTCACGTGAGCGAGATCGTCCTGGCCGGCAAGCGCGCCTCGGAACTCACCAGCCAGCTTCTAGCCTTTGGCCGCAAACAGCCGCGTGCCCCGCGCGTGATCGGCCTGAATGCGGTGGTCACCGAGGCGAGTCGCATGTTGCACCGCGTCGTGAGCGAAGCCGTCACCATCCGCCTCGACCCGGCGCCCGCGGAACTCTTCGTGCGCGCCGACCCCAACCAGATCGAGCAGGTCCTGATGAACCTCGTGGTCAACGCGCGCGACGCCATGGAACGCGGGGGAACCATCCAGGTGCGCATCCGTTCACGCCACGTGGAGACCGAATCGACCGGGCCTGGGCCCAATCTCGCCCCCGGCAACTGGGCCATCCTCGAAGTGGAGGACACCGGTGCCGGAATGTCCGCCGAACTGCTCAGCCGGGTGTTCGAACCGTTCTTCACAACCAAGGGAGTCGGTGAAGGCACCGGCCTGGGGTTGTCCATGGTCTACGGACTGGTCCAGCAGAATGGGGGACATGTCGAGCTGGGCTCGGTCCCGGGAAGGGGCACCACCGCCCGCGTCTATTTGCCTCTCGAGACCCGTCCACCCGCGGCAGCCGCCGAACCCACACTGCACCCGACCGTTGAGGCGCGTCCGTCAGGCGGCTCCGAGACCGTGCTCCTGGTGGAGGATGAGGCCATTGTCCGTCTGCTGGCCGTGGAGCTCCTCCAGCGTCTGGGATACCGCGTCCTGGTGGCCGCGCGGCCAAGCGAAGCCCTCCCGATTCTTGCCGACGAGGCCGAGGAAATCGACCTGCTCATTACGGACCTGGTCATGCCGGAGATGAACGGCGCCGAGTTGTACCAGGCCGCCGCGCGCGCGCGACCGGGTCTCCGGGTCATGTACATGAGCGGTTACGCCCCAGACAAGATCCTCCGCGAGACGGTGCAGAAGCCGGGGACCTTCTTCCTCGCCAAGCCGTTCACGATGCGACAACTGGCGGATCGGGTGCGAGACACCTTGCTGGCCGACGCCCCGTCGGAGGGCTTGAGCGCAGCCGGACGAGACGCCCGCTAG
- a CDS encoding FIST C-terminal domain-containing protein, whose protein sequence is MRAAQFHWSPATGWSTSPAADRDAQWLLVFGNPDALRDASWRHAVLGAFPSAVVTGCSTAGEIAGTQVVDAGLTCTAVHFDRTHLYAHATEVHDAADSYAAGQVLGEHLRADDLVHVIVFSDGLRVNGSDLVRGLTSVLGPGVGVTGGLSADGDRFRETLVLLGERCEPGLVVAVGLGGPALRVGCGSLGGWDPFGPERLITRSVGNVLHELDGRSALTLYETYLGDHAADLPASALRFPLSVRASQKERPVVRTVLAVDSSAGTMTFAGDVPQGAYAQLMRANVDRLVDGAAGAARTSGIPLAGSAPPLVLLISCVGRRLVLQQRVEEEVEAVRDVFGPGAVLAGFYSYGEISPFTPTARCELHNQTMTVTTFHED, encoded by the coding sequence ATGCGAGCCGCACAATTTCACTGGAGTCCGGCCACCGGATGGTCCACGTCGCCGGCGGCCGACCGCGACGCCCAATGGCTCCTCGTCTTCGGCAACCCCGATGCCCTGCGCGATGCATCGTGGCGACATGCCGTGCTGGGCGCCTTCCCCTCTGCCGTCGTCACGGGGTGCAGCACCGCGGGTGAGATCGCTGGCACGCAGGTGGTGGATGCAGGATTGACCTGCACTGCCGTCCATTTCGATCGGACGCACCTCTACGCCCACGCGACGGAGGTGCACGATGCTGCGGATTCGTACGCGGCGGGCCAGGTGCTCGGGGAGCACCTGCGCGCCGACGACCTGGTCCACGTGATCGTCTTCTCCGATGGCCTCCGGGTGAACGGCAGCGACCTCGTACGCGGCCTCACCTCCGTCCTGGGCCCCGGGGTTGGCGTCACCGGAGGGTTATCCGCCGACGGCGACCGATTTCGCGAGACCCTGGTGCTCCTGGGTGAGCGGTGCGAGCCCGGGCTCGTCGTGGCGGTTGGCCTCGGCGGGCCGGCGCTCCGCGTCGGCTGCGGATCCCTGGGTGGGTGGGATCCATTCGGACCGGAGCGACTCATCACCCGCAGCGTCGGCAACGTCCTGCACGAGCTGGACGGGCGTTCGGCCCTCACGTTGTACGAGACCTACCTCGGCGACCATGCCGCCGACCTGCCCGCCAGCGCCCTGCGGTTTCCGCTCAGCGTGCGCGCCAGCCAGAAGGAACGCCCGGTGGTGCGTACCGTCCTTGCGGTTGACTCGTCCGCCGGCACGATGACCTTTGCTGGGGATGTGCCGCAGGGAGCGTACGCGCAATTGATGCGCGCCAACGTCGACCGACTCGTCGACGGGGCCGCCGGGGCAGCGCGCACCAGTGGCATCCCCCTGGCCGGCTCCGCCCCTCCCCTCGTGCTCCTGATCAGCTGCGTCGGGCGGCGACTGGTGCTGCAGCAACGCGTCGAGGAGGAGGTCGAGGCCGTGCGTGATGTGTTCGGCCCGGGCGCCGTCCTCGCGGGGTTCTACTCGTACGGGGAGATCTCCCCGTTCACGCCAACCGCCCGGTGTGAGCTGCACAACCAGACCATGACGGTCACCACCTTTCACGAAGACTAG
- a CDS encoding EAL domain-containing protein — MNAANAELVLVVDDDRSLRLLACATLAQAGYRTLNAANGHEALALLEQHQPDLVLLDVVMPGLDGFATCEQIRAGRNGDRTPILMMTGSDDVASIHRAFEAGATDFINKPIPWAMLAYRVRYMLRAARAMHALSRSEAQLTTAQRVARLGHWEWDLEGNRMVLSEMSRALLCPLGQRNPGSMDELVDCVHVDDRPQMALALQRAAAGQTELDTEIRGCRPDGSDTVWLRVQGTVQASESGLPTALSGTLQDITEIKKREAETRYLAYHDPLTGLPNRASMLEAIDRAVAGARRHGRLVGVLHLDLDHFKRINETLGHGAGDRLISQVSARLKNSVRSEDLIGVGGVEHGDATLARMGGDEFTILLSDVRNVAEAIATAQRILQAIREPLLVDGHEVVICASVGVAVYPLDGDNARAIMAAADAAMYLAKRDGGNAAALSNKPMRLAAEHRMSLEGALRRAIERGQFLLHYQPKLDLRAGRILGVEALLRWRHPDLGLVPPMEFIPVAEEAGLIEAIGEWVVHESCRQLRRWHDDGHTDLSVAVNLSARQFRQRTLAAMVHGALHGAGIDAERLELEITESTIMRDIDLALSTLHELRNEGCRLAVDDFGTGYSSLAYVKRFPVHTLKIDRTFVQGLPGADNDTAIVRAIVTMAHGLTLGVVAEGVETAAQLASLTALGCDEVQGYLVGRPVPAEDIPMALRAAHELATTP, encoded by the coding sequence ATGAACGCGGCCAACGCCGAACTCGTACTCGTCGTGGACGACGACCGTTCGCTTCGGCTGTTGGCCTGCGCCACGCTGGCACAGGCCGGCTACCGCACGCTGAACGCCGCCAACGGCCACGAGGCGCTCGCCCTGCTCGAGCAACACCAGCCCGACCTCGTCCTGCTCGATGTGGTCATGCCCGGTCTTGATGGATTCGCCACCTGTGAGCAGATCCGCGCGGGTCGGAACGGCGACCGCACGCCCATCCTGATGATGACCGGCAGCGACGACGTGGCCTCGATCCATCGCGCGTTCGAGGCCGGGGCGACCGACTTCATCAACAAGCCGATTCCGTGGGCGATGCTCGCCTATCGGGTCCGGTACATGCTGCGCGCCGCTCGCGCGATGCACGCGCTCTCGCGTTCCGAAGCGCAGCTTACCACCGCACAGCGGGTGGCCCGACTCGGCCACTGGGAGTGGGACCTCGAAGGGAACCGGATGGTCCTCTCGGAGATGTCGCGCGCCCTCCTCTGTCCCCTGGGGCAGCGAAATCCGGGGAGCATGGACGAATTGGTGGACTGTGTGCATGTCGACGATCGGCCACAGATGGCCCTCGCCCTGCAACGCGCCGCCGCAGGCCAAACCGAGCTGGACACCGAAATCCGCGGCTGCCGCCCCGACGGGAGCGATACGGTGTGGCTCCGAGTCCAGGGGACCGTCCAGGCCAGCGAGTCGGGGTTGCCGACCGCCCTCAGTGGCACGCTGCAGGACATCACCGAAATCAAGAAGCGCGAAGCCGAGACGCGCTACCTCGCCTATCACGATCCGCTCACGGGGCTGCCGAACCGAGCCAGCATGCTCGAGGCGATCGATCGCGCCGTGGCCGGGGCCAGGCGCCACGGCCGGTTGGTCGGCGTGCTCCATCTCGACCTGGACCACTTCAAGCGAATCAACGAGACCCTGGGTCACGGTGCCGGCGATCGACTCATTTCGCAGGTGAGCGCCCGGCTCAAGAACAGCGTGCGCTCGGAAGACCTGATCGGCGTCGGTGGTGTCGAACACGGTGACGCGACGCTCGCGCGCATGGGGGGGGATGAATTCACCATCCTGCTCTCCGACGTGCGGAACGTCGCGGAGGCCATCGCAACCGCGCAGCGCATCCTGCAGGCGATCCGGGAACCGCTGCTGGTGGATGGGCACGAGGTGGTGATCTGCGCGAGCGTCGGGGTCGCGGTGTACCCTCTGGATGGCGACAATGCCCGGGCAATCATGGCGGCCGCCGACGCCGCCATGTATCTGGCAAAACGCGATGGGGGAAATGCGGCCGCGCTCTCCAACAAGCCGATGCGCCTCGCCGCGGAACACCGGATGAGCCTGGAGGGGGCGTTGCGGCGCGCGATCGAGCGCGGACAGTTCCTGCTGCACTACCAGCCCAAACTCGACCTGCGAGCGGGGCGCATCCTCGGCGTCGAGGCCCTGCTCCGATGGCGACATCCCGATCTCGGCCTCGTACCGCCGATGGAGTTCATCCCGGTCGCCGAAGAGGCGGGGCTGATCGAGGCGATCGGTGAGTGGGTCGTGCATGAGTCCTGTCGCCAGTTGCGCCGATGGCATGACGACGGCCACACCGATCTCTCAGTCGCCGTGAACCTGTCCGCACGGCAGTTCCGGCAGCGGACGCTCGCGGCGATGGTTCACGGGGCCTTGCACGGGGCCGGCATAGACGCCGAGCGCCTCGAGCTGGAGATTACGGAAAGCACGATCATGCGCGACATTGACCTGGCGCTCTCCACGCTGCATGAATTGCGCAACGAAGGCTGCCGTCTCGCGGTCGACGACTTCGGGACGGGGTATTCCTCGCTCGCCTACGTGAAGCGCTTTCCTGTGCACACACTCAAGATCGACCGCACATTTGTTCAGGGACTCCCCGGCGCGGACAACGACACCGCCATCGTCCGTGCCATCGTCACGATGGCGCACGGCCTGACCTTGGGGGTGGTCGCCGAAGGGGTGGAAACCGCCGCGCAACTTGCCAGTCTTACGGCGCTCGGTTGCGACGAGGTGCAGGGATATTTGGTGGGCCGACCGGTCCCCGCCGAGGACATTCCCATGGCCCTCCGCGCGGCCCACGAGCTTGCCACGACCCCCTGA